A stretch of DNA from Natrinema amylolyticum:
TGCTTGCACACGACTCGGGCGAACCGTGATAAGAAGCGGTTCAAGTGCGTGGAGTGTGGGTTTCAGGACCATGCAGACCGGAAGGTTGCGGTGTGCGTGTGTCAGGAGTGGTTTGACAAACACGATGAGAATGTGCCGTCTCTCGAAACCCTTCCATGCGTTCGGAAGGTGAGACGGGCGGCACCGGGGGCTGGTGGAGGCCCCGACTCCCACGGACTCGTTTTGAGCTCGGGTGTTATCGACGCGGGGTCGACGCGAGGCGCAAGCCAAGCGCGGGAGGAATTAAAGTCCGTTGCCTCTGTCGGAGAGTAAACACGGACGCCACGGGTCACTGACCTGTGGTACTTCACATAGTCACTGCATTGTCATCCTTGGCGGTGACGGCGATACTAGGTGAATCGCTACGCTGGTCGTGGCTGGATTTTTTGACGGAAAAATACGCTTTACGTGCTGTTCTCTCGTTGCTGGCGTCTCGCTACATGTTCTTCTCTGGATCACGGCCAAGCACATCCGCTACAGATTTGACACGATCGTCGGCCTGTTGATCACTTGCTTGATCGTCAACCTCCACAGACGTTATAATCCGGTTAGCATCAACTGCATTGTGTGCAGTCTGG
This window harbors:
- a CDS encoding transposase; its protein translation is MLVFDDLMDMRDDIDYGTRMNWRLHSLPFAKLRDMITYKAALEGIPSDDVDPEYTSQRCPRTECLHTTRANRDKKRFKCVECGFQDHADRKVAVCVCQEWFDKHDENVPSLETLPCVRKVRRAAPGAGGGPDSHGLVLSSGVIDAGSTRGASQAREELKSVASVGE